In Onthophagus taurus isolate NC chromosome 6, IU_Otau_3.0, whole genome shotgun sequence, a genomic segment contains:
- the LOC111424744 gene encoding activating signal cointegrator 1 complex subunit 1-like, with amino-acid sequence MDILNSRDPKVFNQPELVRIGNNLFRRYPVEMAHKSDNQLGPYTDNDDEMINCAELDDDVEIKVTKSGQFLTKIHVAPFFFGFIIGTRGSKRKEIEMDTNTRIKIPKQGETGDIVITGSSERDICSARLRINLIVLQMREKHQVTHFLSIPLVSDQINKNFEIFKSKLMSGPPLRGVEESIFISPQKLHLTLATFVLLDDYEIDNAVGVMHECQSEILHSLFKNAPPLKIVMEGIEIMNDDPTSVDVLYGKVKLDVQKYNSSLQKMSDLLVDQFAKKGIIRKQYDSVKLHATLMNSRYRNAKISDERNNGRREQRESFDASFILDKYKNFYFGEADFKEIHLSVRFTTGDDKYYECCKLINL; translated from the exons atggatattttaaattcgagAGATCCAAAAGTCTTTAACCAACCCGAATTGGTACGCATTGGAAATAATCTTTTTCGTCGATATCCGGTAGAAATGGCCCATAAATCTGATAACCAACTTGGTCCTTATACAGACAACGATG atgAAATGATTAATTGTGCTGAATTAGATGATGATGTGGAGATAAAAGTAACGAAAAGTGGACAGTTTTTGACTAAAATTCATGTAGCCCCTTTCTTCTTTGGTTTTATTATCGGGACTCGTGGTTCTAAACGTAAAGAAATCGAAATGGATACTAATACGCGAATTAAAATACCTAAACAAGGCGAAACTGGGGATATTGTTATAACGGGATCTTCAGAAAGAGATATTTGCTCAGCAAGATTACGAATCAACTTAATTGTTTTACAAATGAGGGAAAAACACCAAGTTACtcattttttatcaattccgCTGGTTTCTgatcaaataaacaaaaatttcgaaatatttaag agtAAATTAATGAGTGGCCCTCCATTAAGAGGTGTTGAAGAGAGTATTTTTATATCGCctcaaaaattacatttaacatTAGCCACTTTTGTTTTATTAGATGATTATGAGATTGATAATGCTGTTGGGGTGATGCATGAATGTCAATCGGAAATTTTACA ttcactATTTAAGAACGCCCCACCACTAAAAATAGTAATGGAGGGTATTGAAATTATGAATGATGATCCCACTTCTGTAGATGTTTTATATGGCAAAGTAAAATTGGATGTGCAAAAATATAATTCGAGTTTACAAAAGATGTCGGATTTATTAGTTGATCAATTTGCAAAGAAAGGTATCATTAGGAAACAATATGACAGTGTTAAGTTGCATGCAACTTTAATGAATTCAAGATATCGTAACGCTAAAATCAGTGATGAACGAAATAATGGTAGAAGAGAACAGCGCGAAAGTTTTGACgcttcttttattttagataaatataaaaatttttattttggtgaagctgattttaaagaaattcatTTATCAGTTCGTTTTACAACAGGTGATGACAAATATTATGAGTGTTGTAAGTTAATTaacttgtaa
- the LOC111424846 gene encoding plasmolipin produces MSSAGFPSQHTTATTVSSNTTVQTNIRFDQSYLRTLPGILKCIQITVNLIGFICIECTGVNAYHSRGGWFVTVAMLGFWTTGILLTFYLFHIIEKFYKIPWLKIEFVFCCVMGLFYLIAASLAVSFPIEGYRVGGVFGFIAMCLYGGDAFLKFQSIQRGEIAQGERVTVRQTTTSPAY; encoded by the exons ATGTCTTCAGCCGGATTTCCATCTCAACATACCACAGCAACAACCGTTTCTTCAAACACTACCGTTCAAACTAATATAAGGTTTGATCAAAGTTATCTACGAACGTTACCGgggattttaaaatgtatccAAATT aCTGTAAACTTAATTGGGTTTATCTGTATTGAATGTACAGGTGTAAATGCTTATCATTCCCGTGGGGGGTGGTTCGTCACTGTGGCTATGCTTGGATTTTGGACAACAGGTATCCTCCTCacgttttatttgtttcatatAATCGAAAAATTCTATAAAATCCCCTGGTTAAAGATTGAATTCGTTTTTTGTTGCGTGATGGGCCTTTTCTATTTGATTGCTGCCTCATTAGCCGTTTCATTCCCAATTGAGGGTTATCGCGTTGGAGGCGTTTTCGGCTTTATTGCAATGTGTCTTTACGGGGGTGACGCATTTCTCAAATTTCAATCAATACAAAGAGGCGAAATTGCACAAGGCGAACGTGTCACCGTTAGACAAACCACTACATCACCAgcttattaa
- the LOC111424757 gene encoding protein-S-isoprenylcysteine O-methyltransferase, which yields MICYLGKISLLSYVLTILSFSLTFLPSANYNYLSVNIFVLILAISSHFILINVFVKLICKGETYQVAVRAVLLGYVFSLGVFIKIYGNEIWKIFAVYMCILSFFHTTEYLSMAVIQPNLVNTDSYVINHSREYTIAAVASWTEFFLEAYFLPDLKCFMWLSNIGAIICICGEILRKAAMLTAKSNFTHMVQCEKQPDHVLVTHGIYRLCRHPSYVGWFYWSIGTQITLLNPFCTLAYTFVSWKFFKERIHIEEITLLHFFGQQYHEYQQKVSTGIPFIEGYKLKSL from the exons atgatttgttatttagggaaaatatctttattaagttacgtattaacaattttatcattttcattaacatttttaccaAGTGCcaattacaattatttaagtgtaaatattttcgttttaatccTAGCTATTTCAAGTCATTTTATCCTCATAAATGTATTTGTTAAGTTAATATGTAAAGGAGAAACGTATCAG GTTGCTGTTCGTGCAGTACTACTGGGGTATGTTTTCTCTCTTggtgtatttataaaaatttatggaaatgaaatatggaaaatattcGCTGTTTATATGTgtatattatcattttttcacACTACTGAGTATTTATCCATGGCTGTTATCCAACCAAATCTGGTTAATACAGATTCGTATGTGATTAATCATAGTCGTGAATATACCATTGCTGCTGTTGCATCTTGGactgaattttttttagaagCTTATTTTTTACCAg atctaaaatgttttatgtgGCTCTCAAATATCGGAGCCATTATATGTATTTGTGGTGAAATTCTTCGAAAAGCTGCAATGTTAACTGCAAAATCCAATTTTACACATATGGTTCAATGTGAGAAACAACCTGATCATGTTTTAGTAACTCATGGAATTTATAGGCTTTGTAGACATCCGAGTTATGTTGGATGGTTTTATTGGTCAATCGGAACTcaa ataactttattaaatccATTTTGTACATTGGCTTACACTTTCGTTAGTTGGAAATTTTTCAAGGAACGAATTCATATTGAGGAGATAACGCTACTTCATTTCTTTGGACAACAATATCATGAGTATCAACAAAAAGTTTCCACCGGGATTCCTTTTATTGAGGGATATAAACTTAAATCTTTatag
- the LOC111424863 gene encoding uncharacterized protein isoform X2, with amino-acid sequence MRGVKRVALFCIMTTVIPTILIVTPLYLRHSVFADVRYPVTESDVVEIKEGISSVFCDSHTLAMNTSFNAFKLEEKPVLSSKRKHIRLKKSMSLPDDTLEYWGFYLLKGATVRMKVCSRYEGSRILVVRGEKNLKTCGLMEHNMKKYGPTLDVESTRVKITFETAAQEIKDSVEKNKGGELDLNTAEENLDIHENLDVHKNLGVTKTEKSHKKRHTKQKHHKRSNHKDKILKLKETLEENEKNRTKREVGVLLDGRIEHGGNAFNFTPTESTESVSSFESGLLACYDGSILVSQSFPPSNLCDNVQYLEQSEHMSVEHEVNSDGFYYYIFFSDNDFIINDIHAVFDIYKPTYQYSNVSKNFECIHNTTCTFPVSFWSDQSVIVEVPTRDGIDHEEDDITLLISTCHPRKSVYMIFPIAVVFLVLGCAFL; translated from the coding sequence ATGCGTGGAGTGAAACGGGTGGCCCTATTTTGCATAATGACAACGGTTATTCCAACCATTCTAATAGTAACACCATTATATCTACGCCACAGCGTTTTCGCCGATGTTCGTTACCCAGTCACTGAATCAGACGTTGTAGAAATTAAAGAAGGAATATCATCAGTGTTTTGTGATTCACATACACTTGCAATGAATACAAGTTTTAATGCATtcaaattagaagaaaaaccTGTATTGAGCTCGAAGCGTAAACATATTAGATTGAAGAAATCCATGTCATTACCCGATGACACATTGGAGTATTGgggtttttatttattgaaaggAGCAACGGTCAGAATGAAAGTATGTTCAAGGTACGAAGGTTCAAGAATTTTAGTAGTGagaggagaaaaaaatttaaaaacatgcGGATTAATGGAAcataatatgaaaaaatacGGCCCAACTCTAGATGTAGAAAGTACCAGggttaaaattacttttgaaaCGGCTGCTCAAGAAATTAAAGATTccgttgaaaaaaataaaggggGTGAATTGGATTTGAATACAGCAGAGGAAAATTTGGATATTCACGAAAATTTAGATGTGCACAAAAATTTGGGAGTCACTAAAACTGAAAAGTCACATAAAAAGAGACACACCAAACAAAAACATCATAAAAGAAGCAAtcataaagataaaattcttaaacttaaagaaactttagaagaaaatgaaaaaaatcgtaCAAAACGTGAAGTTGGAGTTTTATTAGATGGCAGAATCGAACACGGTGGTAACGCGTTCAATTTTACACCAACTGAGTCTACAGAAAGTGTCTCAAGTTTTGAAAGTGGTCTTTTAGCGTGTTATGATGGCTCGATCCTTGTATCTCAAAGTTTTCCACCCAGCAATTTATGCGACAATGTTCAATACTTGGAACAATCTGAACACATGAGTGTCGAACATGAAGTGAATTCCGatggtttttattattacatcttTTTTTCAGAcaatgattttataataaacgacATTCATGctgtttttgatatttacaaACCAACATATCAATATAGTAAtgtgtcaaaaaattttgaatgtaTTCACAACACAACGTGTACCTTTCCAGTTAGTTTTTGGTCTGATCAATCAGTTATTGTTGAAGTTCCAACAAGAGATGGTATCGATCATGAAGAGGATGATATCACATTACTTATAAGTACCTGTCATCCCAGGAAGTCTGTTTACATGATATTTCCAATTGCTGTGGTATTTTTAGTACTTGGTTGTGCCTTTTTGTAa
- the LOC111424816 gene encoding protein asteroid yields the protein MGVRGLTTFIAQSSNRYIKPYELHDTYLVIDGNNLAAQLYKWHAKCYDCFGGDYDKYEKTVIYFFKLLKECNITPLIIYDGGYEDRKLKTVYQRVKARLLQAKTIDAARENGMSVFPLFLRELFVEITLKLELKVVRCLVEADYEMACIARKLNCPVLSYDSDFFIFDVAYIPFNTIVMHGSKSRANYKYVECKIYRVDYFLREYGGIKKECLPLLATLLGNDYIKASVFNNFYKHLKLGKRNGKNDQQRRIKAVIEWLRNEDFESALRKILGRVKQFRRKYVGKQIMGIANSYVCSDSELIKFLDIEENNKDKKSKTIIDDINIDAICDESAENNEEVDSEDESSDDSSSDESPEAEKVMKPDDSRQIDELPKYFEVRYQKCVYPATFIDIIFHNRYIFVPQIEDFCCNIPSHNISLELMKAIYKMLALKNTKKLKYINRNIKGKIDSFFILKSPLDLPNINELENLSLDEAKKYFYLVLNIDKDLRTQNIINDFPADWKLYVSSIIYWIKWSKPPINNCYIYALILTALILQFKVGYFRDERKFYNSFTAEIKEIEKNTKELTINNKISNEEALKLIARNDEIMTYKEIITYFHMNIKLRRNPNLYDKSIIHGFAQFQSCAYHIKYLNCLLGKPFDDYLISKFYNGTLIYNLTMNFLTRRDLDAYLRLFLKNSPGVYAAFTKIKVSIALCSDVSWTTNERFKRKRKRNRSGFNIFKNDKEGDAADESDDDVNMEHCDENNRFSLLSIVDGQ from the coding sequence atgGGCGTAAGAGGTCTTACAACGTTTATAGCTCAAAGCTCGAATagatacataaaaccttatgAATTACACGATACCTACTTGGTTATCGATGGTAATAATTTAGCAGCTCAATTATATAAATGGCACGCAAAATGTTATGATTGCTTCGGCGGGGATTATGATAAATATGAGAAAACGGtgatttacttttttaaattattaaaagaatgtAATATAACTCCTTTGATTATTTACGATGGTGGTTATGAAGATAGAAAACTGAAAACTGTCTATCAAAGGGTAAAAGCGCGTCTTCTGCAAGCTAAAACGATCGATGCCGCTAGAGAAAATGGAATGAGTGTATTCCCATTATTTTTAAGAGAATTATTTGTTgagataaccttaaaattggAATTAAAAGTTGTTCGATGTTTAGTTGAGGCGGATTATGAAATGGCTTGCATCGcgaggaaattaaattgcCCCGTTTTAAGTTACGATTCggacttttttattttcgacgTCGCTTATATTCCTTTTAATACGATCGTAATGCACGGATCTAAGTCTCGGGCTAATTACAAATATGTGGAATGCAAAATTTATAGGgttgattattttttgaggGAATATGGCGGGATAAAAAAAGAATGCCTCCCTTTGTTAGCAACTTTATTAGGAAACGATTACATTAAAGCTTCtgtgtttaataatttttataagcaTTTAAAATTGGGGAAACGTAATGGCAAAAATGATCAACAAAGACGAATTAAAGCGGTTATCGAATGGTTAAGAAACGAAGATTTTGAATCGGCTTTAAGGAAAATTTTAGGGCGCGTTAAACAATTTCGGAGAAAATATGTTGGAAAACAAATTATGGGAATTGCAAATAGTTATGTTTGTTCTGATAGTGAATTGATTAAGTTTTTAGACATTGaggaaaataataaagataaaaaatcaaaaacgatTATTGACGATATAAATATTGATGCGATTTGCGATGAAAGTGCCGAAAATAACGAAGAAGTTGATTCTGAGGACGAATCATCTGATGATTCTTCGAGTGATGAATCTCCTGAAGCCGAAAAAGTAATGAAACCAGATGATTCGAGGCAAATTGATGAATTACCGAAATATTTTGAAGTTAGATACCAAAAATGTGTTTACCCCGCtacttttattgatataatttttcataatcgATACATTTTTGTGccacaaattgaagatttttgTTGTAACATTCCCTCGCATAACATAAGCTTGGAATTAATGAAAgctatttataaaatgttggctttaaaaaatacgaagaaattaaaatatattaatagaAACATTAAAGGAAAAATCGACTCattctttatattaaaatcaccaTTGGATCTCCCCAACATAAACgaattagaaaatttatctttggatgaagctaaaaaatatttttatttagttttaaatattgataagGATTTAAGaactcaaaatataataaatgattttccAGCAGATTGGAAATTATATGTGTCGAGTATAATTTATTGGATTAAATGGTCAAAACCGccaataaataattgttatatttatgcGTTGATTTTAACCgctttaattttacaatttaaagtaGGTTATTTCCGAGATGAACGCAAGTTTTATAACAGTTTTACAgcagaaattaaagaaatcgaaaaaaatacaaaagaattaaccataaacaataaaatttcgaatgaagaagctttaaaattaatcgcAAGAAACGATGAGATTATGACATACAAAGAAATAATCACTTATTTTCACATGAACATTAAATTAAGAAGAAATCCAAATCTTTATGATAAATCAATAATTCACGGATTCGCTCAGTTTCAATCTTGCGCTTATCACATAAagtatttaaattgtttattgggAAAACCATTTgatgattatttaatttcaaaattttataatggaactttaatttataatttaacaatgaattttttaaccaGGCGCGATCTGGATGCTTAtttacgtttatttttgaaaaatagtcCTGGGGTTTATGCCGCATTTACCAAAATTAAAGTGTCGATTGCTTTGTGTTCGGATGTCTCATGGACCACTAATGAACGATTTAAACGGAAGAGGAAGCGAAATCGAAGTggatttaacatttttaaaaatgataaggAAGGTGATGCTGCCGACGAAAGCGATGATGATGTTAACATGGAACATTGTGatgaaaataatcgattttcattattatcgATTGTTGATGGTCAATAA
- the LOC111424863 gene encoding uncharacterized protein isoform X1: MSVTSTTIILPDYQKSHVYYKDYRYTSIQRIHDIGKMRGVKRVALFCIMTTVIPTILIVTPLYLRHSVFADVRYPVTESDVVEIKEGISSVFCDSHTLAMNTSFNAFKLEEKPVLSSKRKHIRLKKSMSLPDDTLEYWGFYLLKGATVRMKVCSRYEGSRILVVRGEKNLKTCGLMEHNMKKYGPTLDVESTRVKITFETAAQEIKDSVEKNKGGELDLNTAEENLDIHENLDVHKNLGVTKTEKSHKKRHTKQKHHKRSNHKDKILKLKETLEENEKNRTKREVGVLLDGRIEHGGNAFNFTPTESTESVSSFESGLLACYDGSILVSQSFPPSNLCDNVQYLEQSEHMSVEHEVNSDGFYYYIFFSDNDFIINDIHAVFDIYKPTYQYSNVSKNFECIHNTTCTFPVSFWSDQSVIVEVPTRDGIDHEEDDITLLISTCHPRKSVYMIFPIAVVFLVLGCAFL; this comes from the exons atgtctgTTACATCTACAACGATAATCCTTCCGGATTATCAAAAATCTCACGTTTATTATAAGGACTACAGATATACTTCAATACAACGAATACATG ATATTGGAAAGATGCGTGGAGTGAAACGGGTGGCCCTATTTTGCATAATGACAACGGTTATTCCAACCATTCTAATAGTAACACCATTATATCTACGCCACAGCGTTTTCGCCGATGTTCGTTACCCAGTCACTGAATCAGACGTTGTAGAAATTAAAGAAGGAATATCATCAGTGTTTTGTGATTCACATACACTTGCAATGAATACAAGTTTTAATGCATtcaaattagaagaaaaaccTGTATTGAGCTCGAAGCGTAAACATATTAGATTGAAGAAATCCATGTCATTACCCGATGACACATTGGAGTATTGgggtttttatttattgaaaggAGCAACGGTCAGAATGAAAGTATGTTCAAGGTACGAAGGTTCAAGAATTTTAGTAGTGagaggagaaaaaaatttaaaaacatgcGGATTAATGGAAcataatatgaaaaaatacGGCCCAACTCTAGATGTAGAAAGTACCAGggttaaaattacttttgaaaCGGCTGCTCAAGAAATTAAAGATTccgttgaaaaaaataaaggggGTGAATTGGATTTGAATACAGCAGAGGAAAATTTGGATATTCACGAAAATTTAGATGTGCACAAAAATTTGGGAGTCACTAAAACTGAAAAGTCACATAAAAAGAGACACACCAAACAAAAACATCATAAAAGAAGCAAtcataaagataaaattcttaaacttaaagaaactttagaagaaaatgaaaaaaatcgtaCAAAACGTGAAGTTGGAGTTTTATTAGATGGCAGAATCGAACACGGTGGTAACGCGTTCAATTTTACACCAACTGAGTCTACAGAAAGTGTCTCAAGTTTTGAAAGTGGTCTTTTAGCGTGTTATGATGGCTCGATCCTTGTATCTCAAAGTTTTCCACCCAGCAATTTATGCGACAATGTTCAATACTTGGAACAATCTGAACACATGAGTGTCGAACATGAAGTGAATTCCGatggtttttattattacatcttTTTTTCAGAcaatgattttataataaacgacATTCATGctgtttttgatatttacaaACCAACATATCAATATAGTAAtgtgtcaaaaaattttgaatgtaTTCACAACACAACGTGTACCTTTCCAGTTAGTTTTTGGTCTGATCAATCAGTTATTGTTGAAGTTCCAACAAGAGATGGTATCGATCATGAAGAGGATGATATCACATTACTTATAAGTACCTGTCATCCCAGGAAGTCTGTTTACATGATATTTCCAATTGCTGTGGTATTTTTAGTACTTGGTTGTGCCTTTTTGTAa